Proteins encoded together in one Malaclemys terrapin pileata isolate rMalTer1 chromosome 16, rMalTer1.hap1, whole genome shotgun sequence window:
- the TBX3 gene encoding T-box transcription factor TBX3, producing the protein MSIPMRDPVIPGTSMAYHPFLPHRAPDFAMSAVLGHQPPFFPALALPPNGAAALSLPGALAKPIMDQLVGAAETGIPFSSLGHQAAAHLRPLKTLEPEEEVEDDPKVHLEAKELWEQFHKRGTEMVITKSGRRMFPPFKVRCTGLDKKAKYILLMDIVAADDCRYKFHNSRWMVAGKADPEMPKRMYIHPDSPATGEQWMSKVVTFHKLKLTNNISDKHGFTILNSMHKYQPRFHIVRANDILKLPYSTFRTYVFPETEFIAVTAYQNDKITQLKIDNNPFAKGFRDTGNGRREKRKQLTLQSMRAYDERQKKENGTSDESSSEQTAFKCFAQSSSPAVSAVGTSNLKDLCPSEAESDAESKDEQQLPEASDSGKISTTTAAAEDPREKGGSPAKAPFFSTDSAGGKSREGPSRTEKAPPDSRHSPATISSSTRGLGGEELKSPLRDAPKVDESRLLSKDPFAPLTVQTDSPAHLSQGPLQNLGFPHGLAGQQFFNPLGSGHPLLLHPSQFAMGGAFSSMAAGMGPLLATVSGASAGVSGLESTVMATAAAQGLSGASAAALPFHLQQHVLASQGLAMSPFGSLFPYPYTYMAAAAAASSAASSSVHRHPFLSAVRPRLRYSPYSIPVPLPDSSSLLATALPTGASSTGEGKSSNLAASPASVALDSGSELNSRSSTLSSGSVSLSPKLCSEKEATSDLQNIQRLVSGLESKQDRSRSGSP; encoded by the exons ATGAGTATACCGATGAGAGATCCAGTAATCCCTGGGACAAGCATGGCTTATCATCCCTTTTTACCTCACCGGGCACCGGACTTTGCCATGAGCGCAGTACTGGGACACCAACCTCCCTTCTTCCCGGCGCTGGCTTTGCCTCCCAATGGGGCGGCTGCCCTCTCCCTTCCCGGGGCTCTGGCCAAACCGATTATGGATCAATTAGTCGGGGCGGCTGAGACTGGCATTCCCTTTTCTTCCCTGGGTCACCAGGCGGCAGCTCATCTGAGGCCtctcaaaaccctggagccagaaGAAGAGGTGGAAGATGACCCCAAAGTGCATCTGGAAGCCAAAGAACTTTGGGAACAATTCCACAAAAGGGGCACAGAAATGGTGATCACTAAATCAGGAAG GAGAATGTTTCCTCCATTTAAAGTGAGATGCACTGGGCTGGATAAAAAGGCCAAGTACATTTTATTGATGGATATTGTGGCGGCTGATGATTGTAGATATAAATTCCATAATTCCCGGTGGATGGTAGCCGGCAAAGCTGACCCTGAAATGCCAAAGAGAATGTACATCCACCCGGACAGTCCGGCTACAGGAGAACAATGGATGTCCAAAGTCGTCACTTTCCACAAACTTAAACTGACTAACAATATCTCTGACAAGCATGGATTT ACAATTTTAAACTCCATGCACAAATACCAACCGAGATTCCATATTGTCCGAGCCAACGACATACTGAAGCTGCCCTACAGTACGTTCAGAACCTATGTATTCCCCGAAACTGAATTCATCGCGGTGACCGCATACCAGAATGATAAG atAACCCAATTAAAAATTGACAACAATCCCTTTGCCAAAGGTTTTCGCGACACCGGGaatggaaggagggagaaaag AAAGCAGCTGACCTTGCAGTCCATGAGAGCTTATGACGAGAGGCAGAAAAAGGAGAACGGCACCTCCGATGAATCCTCTAGCGAGCAGACCGCTTTTAAGTGCTTCGCTCAGTCCTCGTCCCCCGCCGTGTCTGCGGTGGGCACATCCAACCTGAAAG ACCTGTGCCCCAGCGAGGCTGAGAGCGACGCCGAGAGCAAGGATGAGCAGCAGCTGCCGGAGGCCAGCGACTCTGGCAAGATCAGCACCACCACGGCGGCGGCGGAAGACCCCCGGGAGAAGGGCGGCAGCCCGGCCAAAGCGCCCTTCTTCTCCACCGACTCGGCAGGCGGCAAGAGCAGGGAAGGCCCCAGCCGGACTGAGAAAGCCCCCCCTGACTCCAGGCACAGCCCAGCCACCATTTCCTCCAGCACCCGAGGCCTGGGCGGCGAGGAACTCAAAAGCCCCCTCAGGGACGCCCCGAAGGTGGATGAGTCCCGGCTGCTGAGCAAGGACCCCTTCGCCCCGCTCACGGTTCAGACGGACAGCCCGGCGCATCTGAGCCAGGGCCCCCTGCAGAACCTCGGCTTCCCCCACGGCTTGGCCGGCCAGCAGTTCTTCaaccccctgggcagcgggcacccgctcctcctgcaccctagtcAGTTTGCCATGGGGGGAGCCTTCTCCAGCATGGCCGCCGGCATGGGCCCCTTGCTGGCCACCGTGTCCGGGGCATCGGCCGGGGTCAGCGGACTGGAAAGTACGGTGATGGCCACAGCAGCGGCTCAAGGACTTTCTGGGGCGTCGGCAGCTGCGCTACCGTTTCATCTCCAACAGCACGTCCTGGCCTCTCAG GGCCTGGCCATGTCTCCCTTCGGAAGCCTCTTTCCCTACCCCTACACTTACATGGCAGCTGCAGCCGCCGCCTCCTCCGCAGCCAGCAGCTCGGTGCACCGGCACCCCTTCCTCAGCGCCGTCCGCCCTCGATTGAGGTACAGCCCCTACTCCATCCCCGTGCCCCTGCCGGACAGCAGCAGCCTGCTGGCCACCGCCCTGCCCACCGGGgccagcagcacaggggagggCAAATCGAGCAACCTGGCAGCTAGCCCCGCTTCGGTGGCGTTGGACTCTGGCTCGGAACTCAACAGCCGGTCCTCGACTCTCTCCTCGGGCTCCGTGTCCCTGTCGCCCAAACTCTGTTCTGAAAAGGAAGCGACCAGCGACCTACAGAACATCCAGCGTCTAGTGAGTGGACTTGAATCCAAGCAAGACAGATCCAGGAGTGGGTCTCCTTAG